One region of Lysobacter silvisoli genomic DNA includes:
- a CDS encoding non-ribosomal peptide synthetase, whose amino-acid sequence MSGGDERAAGAMAERLARLSPQQRELLRRRLAAQDTETAPAGIVRRADPAQPLPLSPAQQRMWFFERLQPGTGAYHVYSHYVLRGALDADALQRALAEVVQRHEALRTGFSETGGEPQQTVAAQVDLPLPLIDLRALEPLEREAQARRYAQDDAGRPFDLARPPLLRASLVRLEDEEHLLLVTMHHIVSDAWSRGLFLDEVARCYEAQLDGVPSGLPELRVHYGDAVLWQREDAQLQRETAQLDYWVRTLAGANGLLDLPTDRPRNPSPTGRGGRHHLRIPLSVAAGLADLARREHATLFMALLAAFQTLLSRHSGQDDIVVGSPVANRGDDGVAPMVGLFVNTLPLRGDLSGDPSFRELLVRTRAHCLDAFEHAQVPLERVIDRLQLERVPGRTPLFQSLFVMQNAVSAPPSLRGLTAEWREPDVHTARFELTLSLGACEAGLDGVLDYDSDLYDAASMARLADQYGVLLLRVLADPDLPLSQLSTLDLDAVHEVLALGDGGPAPDAPEPTLHALFQAQALRTPDAVAIVEPGRELSYRELRRRVNGVAQRLRALGTGAETRVAVLADRSAEALIGVLGVLAAGGAYVPIDPAHPDERIAYLLSDAQALALVTPPALVARADAVAGALPCVITDSVPPAEQAPADVADAGHAAYVIYTSGSTGAPKGVAVEHRGAVNLTLGFLARHDFVAQRLLMIPPLIFDASVGDVFPALASGSALVLHPAPQELGPYELEAFCRDYGVTAIDAPAALWRRWSEGWFAAQRARPLLPALRLMMIGGESVPLEQVRRFAAVTGGRVALVNHYGPTETSVCASVLSTRDGGEFEGLELPIGTPLPGVRMYVLDAQLQLLPRGVVGELCIGGAGIARGYLNRDAQTAAAFVPDPHSDAPGARLYRTGDLARWNTDGTLQFLGRRDQQVKLRGVRIELGEIETALAAHPQVQAAAAALREDRPGDKRLVAYVVAESALDPLELRDFLARRLPDAMLPSLFVPLPALPLNRNGKVDRHALPAPAASAAPARRLQEPASDTERGVLAVWREVLGREDIGTDEDFFALGGDSLATLPLAFKLHAAFGVELPLSAVFAAPTVAGLARAIDARLAGDGGARLDLHARAALPEDIDPRGALPPASRAQPASVLITGATGFLGAYLVRELLDASQAELLCLVRADSDAEGLRRIRANLDSYELWRPGDEQRIVPVRGDLAEPRLGLDEDAFDALASRAEAVFHNGGQVNFLAPYERLEAANVHGTIEVLRLAARARVKPVHLVSTLGVYLTERHLDRVVRESDPPPDADGQYGGYNQSKWVGEQLALAARARGLPVTIYRPARITGDSRLGTSNVGDYFNAWIRGCVQLGYAPHLPEESFDMAPVDYVGRAIVRLALGASDGNGQYHFYNPQRLPINEAVEVMRDAGLAVESIDYHAWRKRLQEVAAVSRENALAPFAGLFPEQPDAREPRFDCSATAAAAAAYGLSCPPADRVLFATYLDFLRNRGALPMPVEEEA is encoded by the coding sequence ATGAGCGGCGGCGACGAGCGCGCCGCCGGCGCGATGGCCGAGCGTTTGGCGCGGCTGAGCCCGCAGCAGCGCGAACTGCTGCGCCGCCGCCTGGCCGCACAGGACACCGAAACGGCGCCGGCCGGCATCGTCCGCCGCGCCGATCCCGCGCAGCCGCTGCCGCTGTCGCCGGCACAGCAGCGCATGTGGTTTTTCGAGCGCCTGCAGCCCGGCACCGGCGCCTACCACGTCTACAGCCACTACGTGCTGCGCGGCGCGCTCGATGCCGACGCGCTGCAGCGCGCCCTGGCCGAAGTGGTGCAGCGCCACGAAGCGCTGCGCACCGGCTTCAGCGAAACCGGCGGCGAACCGCAGCAGACCGTCGCCGCGCAGGTGGACCTGCCGCTGCCGCTGATCGACCTGCGCGCGCTGGAACCGCTGGAGCGCGAGGCGCAGGCGCGGCGCTACGCCCAGGACGACGCCGGGCGCCCGTTCGACCTCGCCCGCCCGCCGCTGCTGCGCGCGAGCCTGGTGCGGCTGGAGGACGAAGAGCATCTGCTGCTGGTGACCATGCACCACATCGTCTCCGACGCCTGGTCGCGCGGCCTGTTCCTGGACGAAGTCGCGCGCTGCTACGAAGCGCAGCTGGACGGCGTGCCCTCGGGCCTGCCGGAACTGCGCGTGCACTACGGCGACGCGGTGCTGTGGCAACGCGAAGACGCGCAGCTGCAGCGCGAGACCGCGCAGCTGGACTACTGGGTGCGCACCCTGGCAGGCGCCAACGGCCTGCTCGACCTGCCCACCGACCGGCCGCGCAATCCGTCGCCGACCGGCCGCGGCGGCCGCCACCATCTGCGCATTCCGCTCAGCGTGGCCGCCGGCCTGGCCGACCTGGCCCGGCGCGAGCACGCGACCTTGTTCATGGCCTTGCTGGCCGCGTTCCAGACCCTGCTGTCGCGGCACAGCGGCCAGGACGACATCGTGGTCGGATCGCCGGTGGCCAACCGCGGCGACGACGGCGTGGCGCCCATGGTCGGCCTGTTCGTCAACACCCTGCCGTTGCGCGGCGACCTGTCCGGCGATCCCAGCTTCCGCGAGCTGCTGGTGCGCACACGCGCCCACTGCCTGGACGCGTTCGAACATGCGCAGGTGCCGCTGGAACGGGTGATCGACCGCCTGCAGCTGGAGCGCGTGCCCGGCCGCACGCCGCTGTTCCAGAGCTTGTTCGTGATGCAGAACGCGGTGTCGGCGCCGCCGTCGCTGCGCGGCCTGACCGCCGAATGGCGCGAACCCGACGTGCACACCGCGCGCTTCGAACTGACCCTGTCGCTGGGCGCTTGCGAGGCCGGCCTGGACGGCGTGCTCGACTACGACAGCGACCTGTACGACGCGGCCAGCATGGCGCGCCTGGCCGACCAGTACGGCGTGCTGCTGCTGCGCGTGCTCGCCGATCCCGATCTGCCGCTGTCGCAGCTGTCCACGCTGGATCTGGACGCGGTGCACGAGGTGCTGGCGCTGGGCGACGGCGGTCCGGCGCCCGACGCGCCAGAACCGACCCTGCACGCGCTGTTCCAGGCGCAAGCGCTGCGCACGCCCGACGCGGTGGCCATCGTCGAGCCCGGCCGCGAGCTGAGCTATCGCGAACTGCGCCGCCGCGTGAACGGCGTGGCCCAACGCTTGCGCGCATTGGGCACCGGCGCGGAAACGCGCGTGGCGGTGTTGGCCGACCGCTCGGCCGAAGCGCTGATCGGCGTGCTCGGCGTGCTCGCCGCCGGCGGCGCCTACGTGCCCATCGATCCGGCGCATCCGGACGAGCGCATCGCCTACCTGCTGAGCGACGCGCAGGCGTTGGCCCTGGTCACGCCGCCGGCCCTGGTCGCGCGCGCCGACGCCGTCGCCGGCGCCTTGCCCTGCGTGATCACCGACAGCGTGCCGCCGGCCGAACAGGCGCCGGCCGACGTCGCCGACGCCGGCCACGCCGCCTACGTGATCTACACCTCCGGCTCCACCGGCGCGCCCAAGGGCGTGGCGGTGGAGCACCGCGGCGCGGTCAATCTGACCCTGGGCTTCCTGGCGCGCCACGATTTCGTCGCGCAACGCCTGCTGATGATCCCGCCGTTGATCTTCGACGCCTCGGTCGGCGACGTGTTCCCGGCGCTGGCCAGCGGCTCGGCTCTGGTGCTGCATCCGGCGCCGCAGGAGCTGGGGCCTTACGAGCTGGAAGCGTTCTGCCGCGACTACGGCGTGACCGCCATCGATGCGCCCGCCGCGCTGTGGCGGCGTTGGTCGGAAGGCTGGTTCGCCGCCCAGCGCGCGCGCCCGCTGCTGCCGGCGCTGCGGCTGATGATGATCGGCGGCGAGAGCGTGCCGTTGGAACAGGTGCGCCGCTTCGCCGCGGTCACCGGCGGCCGCGTCGCCCTGGTCAACCATTACGGCCCCACCGAAACCTCGGTCTGCGCCAGCGTGCTCAGCACTCGCGACGGCGGCGAGTTCGAAGGCCTGGAGCTGCCGATCGGCACGCCGCTGCCGGGCGTGCGCATGTACGTGCTCGACGCGCAGCTGCAACTGCTGCCGCGCGGCGTGGTCGGCGAGCTGTGCATCGGCGGCGCCGGCATCGCCCGCGGCTATCTCAACCGGGACGCGCAGACCGCCGCCGCCTTCGTGCCCGACCCGCACAGCGACGCGCCCGGCGCGCGCCTGTACCGCACCGGCGACCTGGCGCGCTGGAACACCGACGGCACCCTGCAGTTCCTCGGCCGCCGCGACCAGCAGGTCAAGCTGCGCGGCGTGCGCATCGAACTGGGCGAAATCGAAACCGCACTGGCCGCGCATCCGCAGGTGCAGGCCGCAGCCGCGGCGCTGCGCGAGGATCGCCCCGGCGACAAGCGCCTGGTCGCCTACGTGGTCGCCGAATCCGCGCTGGACCCGCTGGAGCTGCGCGACTTCCTCGCCCGCCGCCTGCCCGACGCGATGCTGCCGTCGTTGTTCGTGCCGCTGCCGGCCTTGCCCTTGAACCGCAACGGCAAGGTCGACCGCCATGCGCTGCCCGCACCGGCGGCCTCGGCCGCGCCGGCGCGGCGCCTGCAGGAGCCGGCCAGCGACACCGAACGCGGCGTGCTCGCGGTCTGGCGCGAGGTGCTGGGCCGCGAGGACATCGGCACCGACGAAGATTTCTTCGCCCTGGGCGGCGACTCGCTGGCCACGCTGCCGCTGGCGTTCAAGCTGCACGCGGCCTTCGGCGTGGAACTGCCGCTGTCGGCGGTGTTCGCCGCGCCCACGGTGGCCGGGCTGGCGCGTGCGATCGACGCGCGCCTGGCCGGCGACGGCGGCGCGCGCCTGGATTTGCACGCGCGCGCGGCGCTGCCGGAGGACATCGACCCGCGCGGCGCGCTGCCGCCGGCCTCGCGCGCGCAACCGGCCTCGGTGCTGATCACCGGCGCCACCGGCTTCCTCGGGGCCTATCTGGTGCGCGAACTGCTCGACGCCAGCCAGGCCGAACTGCTGTGCCTGGTGCGCGCCGACAGCGACGCCGAAGGCCTGCGCCGCATCCGCGCCAACCTGGACAGCTACGAGCTGTGGCGGCCCGGCGACGAGCAGCGCATCGTGCCGGTGCGCGGCGACCTGGCCGAACCGCGCCTGGGTCTGGACGAAGACGCCTTCGACGCCCTGGCCAGCCGCGCCGAAGCGGTGTTCCACAACGGCGGCCAGGTCAACTTCCTCGCGCCCTACGAACGCCTGGAAGCGGCCAACGTGCACGGCACCATCGAAGTGCTGCGCCTGGCCGCGAGGGCCCGGGTCAAGCCGGTGCACCTGGTCTCGACCCTGGGCGTGTACCTGACCGAGCGCCACCTGGACCGGGTGGTGCGCGAATCCGATCCGCCGCCCGATGCCGACGGCCAGTACGGCGGCTACAACCAGAGCAAGTGGGTCGGCGAGCAACTGGCGCTGGCCGCGCGCGCGCGCGGCCTGCCGGTGACGATCTACCGCCCCGCGCGCATCACCGGCGACAGCCGCCTGGGCACCAGCAACGTCGGCGACTACTTCAACGCCTGGATCCGCGGCTGCGTGCAATTGGGTTACGCCCCGCACCTGCCCGAAGAATCCTTCGACATGGCGCCGGTGGACTATGTCGGCCGCGCGATCGTGCGCCTGGCTTTGGGCGCGAGCGACGGCAACGGCCAGTACCACTTCTACAACCCGCAGCGGCTGCCGATCAACGAGGCGGTGGAGGTGATGCGCGACGCCGGCCTGGCGGTGGAGTCGATCGACTACCACGCCTGGCGCAAGCGCCTGCAGGAGGTGGCGGCGGTATCGCGCGAGAACGCGCTGGCGCCGTTCGCCGGCCTGTTCCCCGAGCAGCCCGACGCGCGCGAGCCGCGTTTCGACTGCAGCGCCACCGCGGCCGCGGCCGCCGCCTACGGTTTGTCGTGCCCGCCCGCCGACCGCGTCCTGTTCGCGACCTACCTGGATTTCCTGCGCAACCGCGGCGCGCTGCCGATGCCGGTGGAGGAGGAGGCGTGA
- a CDS encoding non-ribosomal peptide synthetase: MAELNERLAGLSPEKRALLLQQLARKTPAAPRAEIGRRPRPARIPLSFAQQRLWILDRLDPGSAAYNVPTSMWLQGEMDEAAFARALDEILRRHESLRTVFAADDEGPHQRVQPPMPMPVQHEDLRHLPAAQRQDAAFALARSEAARPFDLSQGPLLRGLLVRVDEQRRLFTLNAHHIAVDGWSLGLLHEELRQLYAAYRNGRPSPLPELPVQYIDYALWQRELLEGPTLRTQLDYWQQRLSGRLPVLELPGDRPRPPVQSYRGDVRRSRLDADTWDAIKRLSRQEGATPFMTVLAAYQTLLMRYSGQHDLIVGVGVANRQREELESLAGFFVNTLALRSDLSGDPTFRELLAQVKEHTLGAYSHQDLPIERLLEELELDRALSHSPLFQTMLFFQNFPGGDTDLDGLTLSPVDFDTVNPGTARCDLALFASEEPGGLALFFEYASDLFDAQTVDAFAGHLRQLLRSIAQDPGQRLSALEILPPEERRQLLHGWNDTALDAPVDTPLHVLFERQAERRPDAVAVQGDGRTLSYAELDAQADALARALVARGAGPGDLIGLFVERSPRMLVGLLGILKAGAAYVPMDPGYPAERLGYMLEDAQARLIVSEGALQAQLPRNDCEVLLLDALDLGARGERVANRAGPEDLAYVIFTSGSTGRPKGVQIPHRAAVNFLAAVAREPGMDEHDTVCAVTTLSFDIAVLELLLPLSVGARIALADRATAADGAALSRLIDACGASVMQATPATWRMLLDAGWHGRAGLRILCGGEALSRELADRLLDAGAQLWNLYGPTETTVWSAVERVLPGSEPISIGRPLANTEIHLVDTRGRLLPVGVPGELLIGGLGVARGYLARPELTAEKFMPDLYGPRPGARLYRTGDLARRRRDGRIEVLGRIDHQVKLRGFRIELGEIESVLAAHPQVRQAVVICREDRPGDKRLVAYVLADGGIDAAELRAFARQRLPDYMLPSAVVALAQYPLTPNGKVDRKALPAPEAGAAEAQAYVAPRNGEEETLARLWAEVLGLERVGIHDDFFDLGGHSLLATQLVARVQKAFGGEIALRTLFEAPTVAGFAELLLRQRMDGVDADALAGMLDQLEGLSDEDIALLLAGEGATP; encoded by the coding sequence ATGGCTGAGTTGAACGAACGCCTGGCCGGCCTGTCGCCGGAGAAGCGTGCGCTGCTGCTGCAGCAGCTGGCGCGCAAGACGCCAGCGGCGCCGCGCGCCGAGATCGGCCGGCGGCCGCGTCCGGCGCGGATCCCGCTGTCGTTCGCGCAACAGCGTTTGTGGATCCTGGATCGGTTGGACCCGGGATCGGCCGCCTACAACGTGCCGACCTCGATGTGGCTGCAAGGCGAGATGGACGAAGCCGCCTTCGCGCGCGCGCTGGACGAGATCCTGCGCCGCCACGAAAGCCTGCGCACCGTGTTCGCCGCCGACGACGAAGGCCCGCACCAGCGCGTGCAGCCGCCGATGCCGATGCCGGTGCAGCACGAGGACCTGCGCCACCTGCCCGCGGCGCAGCGCCAGGACGCCGCGTTCGCGCTCGCCCGCAGCGAGGCCGCGCGACCGTTCGACCTGAGCCAGGGCCCGCTGCTGCGCGGCCTGCTGGTGCGGGTGGACGAGCAGCGCCGGCTGTTCACCCTCAACGCCCACCACATCGCCGTGGACGGCTGGTCGCTGGGCCTGCTGCACGAAGAGCTGCGCCAGCTCTATGCCGCCTACCGCAACGGCCGGCCCTCGCCGCTGCCCGAGCTGCCGGTGCAATACATCGACTACGCGCTGTGGCAGCGCGAGTTGCTGGAAGGCCCGACCTTGCGCACCCAGCTGGACTATTGGCAGCAGCGCCTGTCCGGCCGCCTGCCGGTGCTGGAACTGCCGGGCGACCGCCCGCGTCCGCCGGTGCAGAGCTACCGCGGCGACGTGCGGCGCAGCCGCCTGGACGCCGACACCTGGGACGCGATCAAGCGCCTGAGCCGGCAGGAGGGCGCCACGCCCTTCATGACCGTGCTCGCCGCCTACCAGACGCTGCTGATGCGCTACTCCGGCCAGCACGATCTGATCGTGGGCGTGGGCGTGGCCAACCGCCAGCGCGAGGAGCTGGAATCGCTGGCCGGCTTCTTCGTCAACACCCTGGCGCTGCGCAGCGACCTGTCGGGCGATCCGACCTTCCGCGAGCTGCTGGCGCAGGTGAAGGAACACACCCTGGGCGCGTACTCGCACCAGGACCTGCCGATCGAGCGCCTGCTGGAAGAACTGGAGCTGGACCGCGCGCTGAGCCACTCGCCGCTGTTCCAGACCATGCTGTTCTTCCAGAACTTCCCCGGCGGCGACACCGACCTGGACGGGCTGACCCTGTCGCCGGTGGACTTCGACACCGTCAATCCCGGCACCGCGCGCTGCGACCTGGCCCTGTTCGCCAGCGAGGAGCCCGGCGGCCTGGCCTTGTTCTTCGAATACGCCAGCGACCTGTTCGACGCGCAGACCGTGGACGCCTTCGCCGGTCACCTGCGGCAGCTGCTGCGCTCGATCGCCCAGGACCCCGGCCAGCGCCTGAGCGCGCTGGAGATCCTGCCGCCGGAGGAGCGCCGCCAGTTGCTGCACGGCTGGAACGACACCGCGCTGGACGCGCCGGTGGACACGCCGCTGCACGTGTTGTTCGAACGCCAGGCCGAACGCCGTCCCGACGCGGTGGCGGTGCAGGGCGATGGTCGAACCCTGAGCTACGCCGAACTCGATGCGCAGGCCGATGCCTTGGCGCGCGCGCTGGTCGCGCGCGGCGCCGGACCCGGCGACCTGATCGGCCTGTTCGTCGAGCGCAGCCCGCGCATGCTGGTCGGCCTGCTCGGCATCCTCAAGGCCGGCGCGGCCTACGTGCCCATGGACCCGGGCTACCCGGCCGAGCGCCTGGGCTACATGCTGGAAGACGCGCAGGCGCGGCTGATCGTCAGCGAAGGCGCGCTGCAGGCGCAGCTGCCGCGCAACGATTGCGAGGTGCTGCTGCTGGACGCGCTGGACCTGGGCGCGCGCGGCGAGCGCGTGGCCAACCGCGCCGGGCCGGAAGACCTGGCCTACGTGATCTTCACCTCCGGCTCCACCGGGCGGCCCAAGGGCGTGCAGATCCCGCACCGCGCGGCGGTGAATTTCCTGGCCGCGGTCGCGCGTGAGCCCGGCATGGACGAGCACGACACCGTCTGCGCGGTGACCACGCTGTCGTTCGACATCGCGGTGCTGGAACTGCTGCTGCCGTTGAGCGTGGGCGCGCGCATCGCCCTGGCCGATCGCGCCACCGCCGCCGATGGCGCCGCGCTGTCGCGCTTGATCGACGCCTGCGGCGCCAGCGTGATGCAGGCCACCCCGGCGACCTGGCGCATGCTCCTGGACGCGGGCTGGCACGGCCGCGCCGGCCTGCGCATCCTGTGCGGCGGCGAAGCGCTCAGCCGCGAACTCGCCGATCGTTTGCTCGATGCCGGCGCGCAGCTGTGGAATCTCTACGGCCCCACCGAAACCACGGTGTGGTCGGCGGTGGAGCGGGTGCTGCCCGGCAGCGAGCCGATCAGCATCGGCCGGCCGCTGGCGAATACCGAAATCCACCTGGTCGACACGCGCGGCCGCCTGCTGCCGGTCGGCGTGCCGGGCGAGCTGCTGATCGGCGGCCTGGGCGTGGCCCGCGGCTATCTGGCGCGGCCGGAGCTGACCGCCGAGAAGTTCATGCCCGACCTGTACGGCCCGCGCCCCGGCGCGCGCCTGTACCGCACTGGCGACCTGGCGCGGCGCCGCCGCGACGGTCGCATCGAAGTGCTGGGCCGCATCGACCACCAGGTCAAGCTGCGCGGTTTCCGCATCGAACTGGGCGAGATCGAATCGGTGCTGGCCGCGCACCCGCAGGTGCGCCAGGCCGTGGTGATCTGCCGCGAGGACCGCCCGGGCGACAAGCGCCTGGTGGCCTACGTACTGGCCGACGGCGGCATCGACGCCGCCGAACTGCGCGCGTTCGCGCGCCAGCGCCTGCCCGACTACATGCTGCCCTCGGCCGTGGTCGCGCTGGCGCAGTACCCGCTCACGCCCAACGGCAAGGTCGATCGTAAGGCGCTGCCCGCGCCCGAGGCCGGCGCCGCCGAAGCGCAGGCCTACGTCGCCCCGCGCAACGGCGAGGAAGAGACGCTGGCGCGGCTGTGGGCCGAGGTGCTGGGCCTGGAGCGGGTCGGCATCCACGACGATTTCTTCGACCTGGGCGGGCACTCGCTGCTGGCCACGCAATTGGTCGCGCGCGTGCAGAAAGCCTTCGGCGGCGAGATCGCCTTGCGCACGCTGTTCGAGGCGCCGACCGTGGCCGGCTTCGCCGAGCTGCTGTTGCGCCAGCGCATGGACGGCGTCGACGCCGACGCACTGGCCGGCATGCTGGACCAGTTGGAGGGCCTGTCCGACGAGGACATCGCCTTGTTGCTGGCCGGCGAAGGAGCCACGCCATGA
- a CDS encoding MFS transporter translates to MSRYAGLRDFLLVWTGQLVSGVGSRLTSFALGIWVYQTTGSTTRFALIFVAMAVPALLISPIAGALVDRWDRRRTMIACELVSAATMLALAALYATDTLSLWHVYAGVGISALANAFLQPAYAASVPLLASQDQLTRVNGLVQTGFAVAQVGGPLLAGVLVSAISMQGVLLVDALTFVAGAIALWLARVPRPARSEHSEEQGLWQEAATGLRYVRDRPGLYGLLSVFGATNFLFGIASIAITPLVLSFANAAQLGVQMAVGGCGLLLGGVLMSTWGGPRRRIHGVLGYSLAAGVLLAVHGLAPSFALVLVAGFGFFLTLPILNASNAALWQSKVPADLQGRCFAIQRVLSEAAMPLGYCLAGPLAERVFEPLMAPGGALAATAGAWIGVGPGRGLGLMFIVLGVLMTLVAACAYGVRAIRRIEDELPDAPVLAAGAAAEARAAA, encoded by the coding sequence GTGAGCCGTTACGCCGGCCTGCGCGATTTCCTGCTGGTCTGGACCGGGCAACTGGTCTCGGGCGTGGGCTCGCGCCTGACCTCGTTCGCGCTCGGCATCTGGGTCTACCAGACCACCGGTTCGACCACGCGCTTCGCCCTGATCTTCGTCGCCATGGCGGTACCGGCGCTGCTGATCTCGCCGATCGCCGGGGCCTTGGTCGACCGCTGGGACCGGCGCCGCACCATGATCGCCTGCGAGCTGGTGTCGGCCGCGACCATGCTGGCGCTGGCCGCGCTGTACGCGACCGACACGCTGTCGCTGTGGCACGTCTACGCCGGCGTCGGCATCTCGGCCCTGGCCAACGCCTTCCTGCAACCGGCCTACGCGGCTAGCGTGCCGCTGCTGGCCAGCCAGGATCAGCTCACCCGCGTCAACGGCCTGGTCCAGACCGGTTTCGCCGTGGCCCAGGTCGGCGGTCCGCTGCTGGCCGGCGTGCTGGTCAGCGCGATCTCGATGCAGGGCGTGTTGCTGGTGGACGCGCTGACCTTCGTGGCCGGCGCGATCGCGCTGTGGCTGGCGCGGGTGCCGCGCCCGGCGCGCAGCGAACACAGCGAGGAACAGGGGCTGTGGCAGGAAGCGGCCACCGGCCTGCGCTACGTGCGCGACCGCCCCGGCCTGTACGGCCTGCTCAGCGTATTCGGCGCCACCAACTTCCTGTTCGGCATCGCCAGCATCGCGATCACCCCGCTGGTGCTGTCCTTCGCCAATGCCGCGCAACTGGGCGTGCAGATGGCGGTGGGCGGCTGCGGCCTGCTGCTGGGCGGCGTGCTGATGAGCACCTGGGGCGGCCCGCGCCGGCGCATCCACGGCGTGCTCGGCTATTCGCTGGCGGCCGGCGTGCTGCTGGCCGTGCATGGCCTGGCGCCCTCGTTCGCGCTGGTGCTGGTGGCCGGTTTCGGCTTCTTCCTGACGTTACCCATACTCAACGCCAGCAATGCCGCGCTGTGGCAGAGCAAGGTGCCGGCCGATCTGCAGGGCCGTTGTTTCGCGATCCAGCGCGTGCTGTCGGAAGCGGCCATGCCGCTGGGCTACTGCCTGGCCGGCCCGCTGGCCGAACGCGTGTTCGAACCGCTGATGGCGCCCGGCGGCGCGCTGGCCGCCACGGCCGGCGCGTGGATCGGCGTCGGCCCCGGCCGCGGCCTGGGCCTGATGTTCATCGTGCTTGGTGTCCTGATGACGCTGGTCGCGGCGTGCGCCTATGGCGTGCGCGCGATCCGCCGCATCGAGGACGAACTGCCCGACGCGCCGGTGCTGGCGGCGGGCGCCGCGGCGGAGGCACGCGCCGCGGCTTGA
- a CDS encoding DUF6875 domain-containing protein, whose product MSADHDSLQLPDPDAAMMAARAQLVSAGPAARGQLLRASDVVREQPAHAPLPVTVAWVREFLARPHPELGRSGPVCPFTPLALDLDTIWLSEVADAELDMGRIGELVAHYRDLFLELEPRSGGAAINKAILLVFPNLGSDGAALIDAIQAAQKGGFVEQGLMLGEFHAHNLSPGLRNPQFLPLRSPVPMLAIRHMVESDLPFLRRDSDPADVRAAFLRSYLRRLGPNLRRNNFEQAIEALVQAELEQRLAAAADDGARRSDTRSARPARTTVADDAG is encoded by the coding sequence ATGAGCGCAGACCACGATTCCCTGCAACTGCCCGACCCGGACGCGGCGATGATGGCCGCGCGCGCGCAGCTGGTGAGCGCCGGCCCGGCGGCGCGCGGCCAGCTGTTGCGCGCTTCCGACGTCGTGCGCGAGCAACCGGCGCATGCGCCGCTGCCGGTCACGGTGGCCTGGGTGCGCGAGTTTCTCGCCCGCCCGCATCCCGAGCTGGGGCGCAGCGGGCCGGTGTGTCCGTTCACGCCGCTGGCGCTGGACCTGGACACGATCTGGCTGAGCGAAGTCGCCGACGCCGAGTTGGACATGGGCCGCATCGGCGAGCTGGTCGCGCACTACCGCGACCTGTTCCTGGAGCTGGAGCCGCGCAGCGGCGGCGCGGCGATCAACAAGGCGATCCTGCTGGTGTTCCCCAACCTGGGCAGCGACGGCGCGGCGCTGATCGACGCGATCCAGGCCGCGCAGAAGGGCGGCTTCGTCGAGCAGGGCCTGATGCTGGGCGAGTTCCACGCCCACAACCTCAGCCCCGGCCTGCGCAATCCGCAGTTCCTGCCGCTGCGCAGCCCGGTGCCGATGCTGGCGATCCGGCACATGGTCGAATCCGACCTGCCGTTCCTGCGCCGCGACAGCGATCCGGCGGACGTGCGCGCGGCCTTCCTGCGCTCCTACCTGCGCCGGCTCGGTCCGAACCTGCGCCGCAACAACTTCGAGCAGGCGATCGAGGCGCTGGTGCAGGCCGAACTCGAACAGCGCCTGGCCGCGGCGGCCGACGACGGCGCGCGCCGCAGCGACACGCGCAGCGCGCGCCCCGCACGCACGACGGTGGCCGACGATGCCGGTTGA
- a CDS encoding MbtH family protein, whose product MQGEETDLGRYRVLVNHEDQYSILPAAYAVPEGWRDAGFEGSKDDCLGHIRDRWTDMRPLSVRDTGHGG is encoded by the coding sequence ATGCAAGGAGAAGAGACGGATCTCGGCAGGTACCGCGTGCTGGTCAATCATGAAGACCAGTACTCGATCCTGCCGGCGGCATATGCAGTCCCCGAGGGCTGGCGCGACGCCGGCTTCGAGGGCTCGAAGGACGATTGCCTGGGCCACATCCGCGACCGCTGGACCGACATGCGCCCGCTCAGCGTGCGCGATACCGGTCATGGCGGCTAG